The DNA region GGGATATAACATGTAAAATTGCACCTAACATTTCACTGCCTGGAACTGCTACCATTAGATCACCTGTGTATTTTCAATTAAAAATTTTTTTTTTGTTATTTTTGATTTGTCCCTGATGTCTGATTTACAAAAGGACTGCGCTTGCGTGTTATGTAATAGCCAACCACTACAAGAGCAGCTACAGTTAATAAGGCATAAGAGAATGTCCAGATATCTGGAATATTGATCGGACTCATCTGATGACTTAAAACCGTACTGATATTTGGAATTACTATGGCTGATGTTAAAAAGTAGAAACCTGCAAATAGCATGAAATTACCCAGTAAAACAGGGTAAGGTTTATTCAATGCACGCCCTATGTACCCTGAAACCAGGTAACATACGGTCATGGTTATCATTAAAAAAGCTGCTGCGTACTCTCCCACTACAAATGCAGAAACCCCAATCATAGGGGAGGCAATTATTATGGCTGCAACAGCTGCTCCGAAACAACAGGGACATGGAGCGAGCATAGCCAAACAAGTTGCACTAATGTTGTCTTTACTGTGTATCTTCCACTCCTTAAGAGTGTGAAAACCGGCATAAAGAATTATTGCAGCCATCGCAATACCTAAAACAGAACTATAATCATAAACAAATCCTTGGAGTTGTTCAACGAAGCCTCCCGCAATATAAGTGAGTAAAAGAATACCGCCACCATAACCTAATATTATTGCTGCGGTTATTTTCTTGGAAAGACCGGCAAAACCCATTGCCAGACCGATTTTTATACCAAAAACCATTACTATCGAGAGAATTCCTAGTTTCCATAATAATTCCATCATGTTAATCACATTTTCTCATAAGGACTTATAATGCTAATCATTCTAAGATTTAACAATTGAACTTATAATATTTTCGATTTACTAAGTATTATTACTTTTCAGGGGAAATAAAGACCATGTGTAATACTTTGACCATGTAAATAAAAAACAGCCATTTTTAGTTAAATAATACCCAAAAAAAGGTAAAAATGGGGAATATTTATTTTTTGAAAATGGCCCCACGGAAATAACCAAATCCAACCAAGCCCACCAATATCAACACA from Methanobacterium sp. includes:
- a CDS encoding DUF2162 domain-containing protein; translated protein: MMELLWKLGILSIVMVFGIKIGLAMGFAGLSKKITAAIILGYGGGILLLTYIAGGFVEQLQGFVYDYSSVLGIAMAAIILYAGFHTLKEWKIHSKDNISATCLAMLAPCPCCFGAAVAAIIIASPMIGVSAFVVGEYAAAFLMITMTVCYLVSGYIGRALNKPYPVLLGNFMLFAGFYFLTSAIVIPNISTVLSHQMSPINIPDIWTFSYALLTVAALVVVGYYITRKRSPFVNQTSGTNQK